In the genome of Amia ocellicauda isolate fAmiCal2 chromosome 3, fAmiCal2.hap1, whole genome shotgun sequence, one region contains:
- the LOC136746801 gene encoding collagenase 3: MRSLHVLVFLSLAAAVCSAPLLPPAADETDMEVAESYLTKFYNLTVADGPIYKRKFNPELIKKVKEMQKFYGLAVTGIVDSDTVAVMKKPRCGVVDMDRYSTFPGNLKWPRNSLTYRVVNYTPDMSVSEVDDAIQRALQVWAKVTPLRFTRIYSGTADIMISFGAREHGDFYPFDGPDGTLAHAFAPAPGIGGDAHFDDDETFTSGSRGYNLFLVAAHELGHAMGLSHSKDPGALMYPIYSYSDPRSYSLPYDDVKGIQSLYGSNTDVDENPNPKPPPTTPNACDTNLVLDAATTLRGEKMFFKDRFFWRNTGQNTPVEQYTITSFWPELPSNIEAAYENPSKDLVFLFKGSQYWALYGFDIKEGYPRHISSLGLPRNVKKIDAAVYDEDSGKTLFFVGEQFYSYDEDKRKLDEGYPKRIVDVIPGVGRKVDSAIQDRGYMYLTNGNLMFEISYRSLRLFRALKSNHFLGC, translated from the exons atgaggtctctCCACGTTCTGGTGTTCCTGAGCCTGGCGGCCGCAGTCTGCTCAGCGCCGTTGTTGCCGCCTGCCGCCGATGAAACTGATATGGAGGTGGCGGAG TCTTACCTGACGAAATTCTACAACTTAACTGTTGCTGACGGGCCCATATATAAGCGAAAGTTTAACCCCGAGCTGATTAAGAAGGTGAAAGAGATGCAGAAGTTCTACGGTCTGGCAGTGACAGGGATTGTGGACTCAGATACAGTGGCGGTGATGAAGAAGCCACGCTGTGGAGTCGTTGACATGGACCGATACAGCACATTCCCAGGGAATTTGAAGTGGCCAAGAAACAGTTTGACCTACag GGTCGTGAACTACACCCCCGACATGTCTGTCTCCGAAGTGGACGATGCGATACAGAGAGCTCTCCAGGTGTGGGCCAAAGTCACTCCTCTGCGCTTCACCCGCATTTACAGCGGCACCGCTGACATCATGATCTCCTTTGGGGCTCGAG AGCATGGTGATTTCTACCCTTTTGATGGGCCAGATGGCACTTTGGCTCATGCTTTCGCACCTGCACCTGGGATTGGTGGCGATGCTCATTTCGATGATGATGAAACCTTCACCAGTGGATCACGTG GGTACAACCTGTTCCTGGTGGCTGCCCATGAGCTTGGCCATGCTATGGGACTGTCCCACTCCAAAGACCCTGGGGCTCTGATGTACCCAATCTACAGCTATTCTGATCCCAGGAGTTACTCCCTCCCTTACGATGATGTCAAAGGAATACAGTCCCTCTATG GCTCAAACACGGATGTTGACGAGAACCCCAACCCAAAgcctccccccaccacccccaacGCCTGCGATACTAACCTGGTCTTGGATGCAGCCACAACCCTGCGTGGCGAGAAGATGTTCTTTAAAGACAG GTTCTTCTGGCGCAATACTGGTCAGAATACACCGGTGGAGCAGTACACCATCACAAGCTTCTGGCCTGAACTGCCCAGCAATATTGAGGCTGCTTATGAGAATCCATCAAAGGACCTAGTGTTCCTCTTTAAAG GGAGTCAGTACTGGGCTCTGTATGGGTTTGATATTAAGGAAGGCTATCCTCGACACATTTCTAGCCTGGGCCTGCCAAGGAATGTCAAGAAGATTGATGCTGCCGTTTACGATGAAGACTCGGGCAAAACCCTCTTTTTTGTTGGTGAACAGTTCTACAG TTACGATGAAGACAAGAGAAAACTAGACGAAGGCTATCCAAAACGGATTGTGGACGTCATTCCTGGAGTTGGCAGAAAAGTTGATTCAGCCATTCAAGACAGAG GGTATATGTACCTCACCAATGGAAATCTGATGTTTGAGATTAGCTACAGAAGCCTAAGACTTTTCAGAGCTTTGAAAAGCAACCACTTCCTGGGTTGTTAG